A single Cyclopterus lumpus isolate fCycLum1 chromosome 1, fCycLum1.pri, whole genome shotgun sequence DNA region contains:
- the ttc26 gene encoding intraflagellar transport protein 56 isoform X1, whose translation MILSRVKPAVGGETPVSISEKKKKNQTKVPPLEDYLQQRDYLGAFTLLEFQRNIGEKEEHADLWIGYCAFHLGDYKRAMEEYKSLTMKPECPAEVWVFLACALFLLGLYKEAEEAASKAPMSPLQNRLLFHLAHKFNDEKKLMGSHQNLEDVTEDQLSLASIHYMRSHYQEAIDIYKRLLLQNRDFLALKVYVALCYYKLDYYDVSQEVLAVYLQSMPDSTIALNLKACNHFRLYNGKAAEAELKNLIDISSCSFEFAKELIRHNLVVFRGGEGALQVLPPLVDVIPEARLNLVIYNLRQDDVLEAYNLIQDLVPTTPQEYILKGVVNAALGQGIGSRDHLKIAQQFFQLVGGSASECDTIPGRQCMASCFFLLRKFEDVLIYLNSVKGYFYNDDTFNFNYAQAKAALGNYKEAEEVFLLIQNEKIKNDYVYLSWLARCYIMNQRGRLAWELYLKMGTSSESFSLLQLIANDCYKMGQFYYAAKAFDALEKLDPESNYWEGKRGACVGIFQLILANKESKETLKEVLSLLRNSGNPQVEYIIRALRKWAKDNRVLLS comes from the exons ATG ATCCTCTCTCGCGTGAAGCCAGCCGTCGGGGGAGAGACACCGGTGAGCATcagtgagaaaaagaagaaaaaccagACGAAGGTTCCCCCCTTGGAGGACTACCTGCAACAGAGAGACTACCTGGGGGCGTTTACGCTGTTAGAG TTCCAGAGAAATATTGGCGAGAAAGAGGAGCATGCAGACCTCTGGATTGGCTACTGTGCCTTTCACTTGGGTGATTACAAGAGAGCTATGGag GAGTACAAGTCTCTGACCATGAAGCCTGAATGCCCCGCTGAGGTGTGGGTGTTTCTGGCTTGTGCACTGTTTTTACTGGGGCTCTATAAAGAGGCTGAGGAGGCTGCATCTAAGG CGCCAATGTCCCCCCTCCAAAACAGACTACTCTTCCACTTGGCTCATAAG TTCAACGATGAGAAGAAGCTGATGGGTTCCCACCAGAACCTGGAGGATGTGACAGAGGACCAGCTGAGCCTGGCATCCATCCACTACATGCGCTCCCACTACCAGGAGGCCATCGACATCTATAAACGTCTCCTACTGCAGAACAG AGACTTCCTCGCTCTGAAGGTCTACGTGGCTCTGTGTTACTACAAGCTGGACTACTACGACGTGTCCCAGGAGGTGTTGGCTGTGTACCTGCAGAGCATGCCAGACTCCACTATTGCCCTCAACCTCAAGGCCTGCAACCACTTCCGGCTCTACAATGGCAAGGCCGCTGAG GCTGAGTTAAAGAACCTAATCGacatctcctcctgctccttcgaGTTCGCTAAGGAGCTTATCCGACACAACCTG GTGGTGTTTCGTGGTGGGGAGGGGGCGTTGCAGGTGCTGCCTCCTCTGGTCGATGTGATCCCTGAGGCCAGACTCAACCTGGTCATCTACAACCTCCGACAAG ATGATGTCCTGGAAGCTTACAACCTCATTCAGGACTTGGTGCCCACAACCCCCCAG gAGTATATTTTGAAAGGAGTGGTGAACGCAGCGTTGGGACAAGGAATTGGATCA agGGATCACCTGAAAATCGCCCAGCAGTTCTTTCAGTTGGTCGGAGGCTCGGCCAGCGAATGCG ACACTATTCCTGGCAGACAATGCATGGcctcctgcttcttcctcttgAGAAAGTTTGAAGATGTTCTCATATATCTCAACTCAGTCAAG GGTTACTTCTATAATGATGATACATTCAACTTCAACTATGCTCAGGCTAAAGCAGCCCTTGGCAACTACAAAGAAGCAGAAGAG GTATTTCTGCTGATTCAGAATGAAAAGATCAAGAACGACTATGTTTACCTCAGCTGGCTGGCACGATGCT ACATAATGAACCAGAGAGGTCGGCTTGCCTGGGAGCTCTATCTGAAGATGGGCACTTCCTCCGAGTCCTTCAGTCTGCTGCAGCTCATCGCCAACGACTGCTACAAG ATGGGTCAGTTCTACTACGCAGCTAAAGCGTTTGATGCACTGGAGAAACTGGACCCAGAATCCAACTACTGGGAGGGCAAGCGAGGGGCTTGTGTCGGCATCTTCCAGCTCATACTGGCAAACAAGGAGTCCAA GGAGACACTGAAAGAGGTGTTGTCTCTGCTACGAAATTCAGGAAACCCCCAGGTTGAATACATCATCCGAGCCCTGAGGAAGTGGGCCAAAGACAACAGAGTGCTCCTCTCATGA
- the ttc26 gene encoding intraflagellar transport protein 56 isoform X2 translates to MEEYKSLTMKPECPAEVWVFLACALFLLGLYKEAEEAASKAPMSPLQNRLLFHLAHKFNDEKKLMGSHQNLEDVTEDQLSLASIHYMRSHYQEAIDIYKRLLLQNRDFLALKVYVALCYYKLDYYDVSQEVLAVYLQSMPDSTIALNLKACNHFRLYNGKAAEAELKNLIDISSCSFEFAKELIRHNLVVFRGGEGALQVLPPLVDVIPEARLNLVIYNLRQDDVLEAYNLIQDLVPTTPQEYILKGVVNAALGQGIGSRDHLKIAQQFFQLVGGSASECDTIPGRQCMASCFFLLRKFEDVLIYLNSVKGYFYNDDTFNFNYAQAKAALGNYKEAEEVFLLIQNEKIKNDYVYLSWLARCYIMNQRGRLAWELYLKMGTSSESFSLLQLIANDCYKMGQFYYAAKAFDALEKLDPESNYWEGKRGACVGIFQLILANKESKETLKEVLSLLRNSGNPQVEYIIRALRKWAKDNRVLLS, encoded by the exons ATGGag GAGTACAAGTCTCTGACCATGAAGCCTGAATGCCCCGCTGAGGTGTGGGTGTTTCTGGCTTGTGCACTGTTTTTACTGGGGCTCTATAAAGAGGCTGAGGAGGCTGCATCTAAGG CGCCAATGTCCCCCCTCCAAAACAGACTACTCTTCCACTTGGCTCATAAG TTCAACGATGAGAAGAAGCTGATGGGTTCCCACCAGAACCTGGAGGATGTGACAGAGGACCAGCTGAGCCTGGCATCCATCCACTACATGCGCTCCCACTACCAGGAGGCCATCGACATCTATAAACGTCTCCTACTGCAGAACAG AGACTTCCTCGCTCTGAAGGTCTACGTGGCTCTGTGTTACTACAAGCTGGACTACTACGACGTGTCCCAGGAGGTGTTGGCTGTGTACCTGCAGAGCATGCCAGACTCCACTATTGCCCTCAACCTCAAGGCCTGCAACCACTTCCGGCTCTACAATGGCAAGGCCGCTGAG GCTGAGTTAAAGAACCTAATCGacatctcctcctgctccttcgaGTTCGCTAAGGAGCTTATCCGACACAACCTG GTGGTGTTTCGTGGTGGGGAGGGGGCGTTGCAGGTGCTGCCTCCTCTGGTCGATGTGATCCCTGAGGCCAGACTCAACCTGGTCATCTACAACCTCCGACAAG ATGATGTCCTGGAAGCTTACAACCTCATTCAGGACTTGGTGCCCACAACCCCCCAG gAGTATATTTTGAAAGGAGTGGTGAACGCAGCGTTGGGACAAGGAATTGGATCA agGGATCACCTGAAAATCGCCCAGCAGTTCTTTCAGTTGGTCGGAGGCTCGGCCAGCGAATGCG ACACTATTCCTGGCAGACAATGCATGGcctcctgcttcttcctcttgAGAAAGTTTGAAGATGTTCTCATATATCTCAACTCAGTCAAG GGTTACTTCTATAATGATGATACATTCAACTTCAACTATGCTCAGGCTAAAGCAGCCCTTGGCAACTACAAAGAAGCAGAAGAG GTATTTCTGCTGATTCAGAATGAAAAGATCAAGAACGACTATGTTTACCTCAGCTGGCTGGCACGATGCT ACATAATGAACCAGAGAGGTCGGCTTGCCTGGGAGCTCTATCTGAAGATGGGCACTTCCTCCGAGTCCTTCAGTCTGCTGCAGCTCATCGCCAACGACTGCTACAAG ATGGGTCAGTTCTACTACGCAGCTAAAGCGTTTGATGCACTGGAGAAACTGGACCCAGAATCCAACTACTGGGAGGGCAAGCGAGGGGCTTGTGTCGGCATCTTCCAGCTCATACTGGCAAACAAGGAGTCCAA GGAGACACTGAAAGAGGTGTTGTCTCTGCTACGAAATTCAGGAAACCCCCAGGTTGAATACATCATCCGAGCCCTGAGGAAGTGGGCCAAAGACAACAGAGTGCTCCTCTCATGA